Proteins from a single region of Bdellovibrio svalbardensis:
- a CDS encoding FecR family protein — protein sequence MSRLGKTEKTIFSIAMLVLLAFSYFLYDDSLLFPKGHNDKLELIGDVATSQNDVRRKNLDTFSWLPASRTDAIYQNDSIFTGDRSEAIIRLQDGTQIRIQPNSLITLNMKNGQMELDLRYGNLVGDLAKGSSLVIKSGTEEFKLDSSDKSQIQFNKAHSGTVDLKLLSGRARFSDKKRTAGNTDLTKDSVLAVSKQGEIKKIDQPKIQVTTADKELNYLRTNPDDPMAFEWQSTGDVSRYEVEIAPSEDFTAVASSKQVPEKKASVTDPLSPGQYYWRVKAFDRNGEVAAYSTPRKLSVSTLSPPVILTPQKASEISLELKAQPNEPLTTVTEIKWSAPEQLKTFTYQISQDPSFAQVAKEGQTTSFSALSPRLTNGTYWVRVAGQTEAKAPSPWSEAVPFSVKLIAKQEPKIARPILVSRRIQFKVPSSKDRNPAAEQAPKLEWKPVLQSKDYQVQVSKDINFRRYETYDVDNTKVSWSQYKGGKTYFRVLARGENGEVSAPSDIGLIDVLLNSPVLQPFAPLHAIGDSTTTREANVYWSEIPDAKSYLVEIDKGDSFAQPEQYEFKSNTGRLSLKTPGEYKVRVQALDEKNKPITDYSNVESLKYSLHSPLITPVPLEPYNNVSIFLQRTTEPSIWVEWKRVKGAEAYKIEISDKEDFSRILVSSAVASNRFLIKDKVPLGKLFWRVRAQSKDETELSEWTEKREFTIYHQKNETF from the coding sequence TTGTACGATGACTCACTTCTTTTTCCCAAAGGCCATAATGACAAGTTAGAACTTATTGGAGATGTTGCCACATCTCAAAACGATGTCAGAAGAAAAAATTTAGACACCTTCAGCTGGCTGCCAGCCTCACGCACAGACGCTATCTACCAAAATGACTCTATTTTTACCGGCGATCGTTCTGAAGCCATCATTCGCCTACAGGATGGGACACAAATTCGCATCCAACCAAACTCACTCATCACCCTGAACATGAAAAATGGTCAGATGGAGCTCGACCTTCGTTATGGTAACCTCGTTGGGGATCTGGCCAAGGGTTCTTCCCTGGTTATCAAATCTGGGACTGAAGAATTCAAATTGGACAGCAGCGACAAATCACAAATTCAATTTAATAAAGCGCACTCAGGCACCGTTGACTTGAAACTTCTGTCTGGTCGAGCTCGCTTCTCTGACAAAAAAAGAACCGCAGGCAATACAGATCTCACCAAAGATTCAGTCTTAGCAGTGTCTAAGCAAGGCGAGATCAAGAAGATTGATCAGCCGAAAATTCAAGTGACGACGGCGGATAAAGAGCTCAATTATCTGCGCACCAACCCCGATGATCCCATGGCCTTTGAGTGGCAAAGCACGGGTGATGTCTCTCGCTACGAAGTGGAAATTGCTCCCTCCGAGGACTTCACCGCCGTGGCCAGCTCAAAACAAGTTCCAGAAAAGAAAGCCTCGGTGACCGATCCTTTGTCACCGGGCCAATACTATTGGCGCGTAAAAGCCTTCGACCGCAATGGCGAAGTGGCTGCTTATTCAACGCCTCGCAAACTTTCTGTGAGCACACTTAGCCCTCCAGTGATTTTGACACCACAAAAAGCGTCAGAAATCAGTTTGGAATTAAAAGCACAGCCCAATGAGCCTCTCACAACGGTGACCGAGATCAAATGGAGTGCGCCAGAACAGCTTAAGACATTCACTTATCAAATTTCTCAAGACCCTTCCTTTGCGCAAGTAGCAAAAGAAGGACAAACAACTTCCTTCAGTGCTTTGTCGCCACGTTTAACAAATGGCACTTACTGGGTGCGCGTTGCTGGACAGACCGAAGCCAAGGCTCCCTCTCCTTGGTCAGAAGCTGTTCCTTTCTCAGTCAAGCTGATTGCAAAACAAGAACCTAAAATCGCCCGTCCGATCTTGGTATCTAGAAGAATTCAATTCAAAGTTCCTTCCAGCAAAGATCGCAACCCGGCAGCGGAGCAAGCTCCTAAGCTTGAATGGAAACCTGTCTTGCAGTCAAAAGACTACCAAGTGCAAGTTTCTAAAGACATCAATTTTAGAAGATATGAAACTTACGATGTCGACAACACGAAAGTTAGTTGGAGCCAATATAAAGGTGGCAAAACTTACTTCCGTGTTTTAGCGCGCGGTGAAAACGGCGAAGTCAGTGCACCGAGTGACATTGGCCTGATCGATGTTTTATTAAACAGCCCGGTTCTTCAGCCTTTTGCACCACTCCATGCCATTGGAGACTCCACGACGACTCGCGAAGCCAATGTCTATTGGTCAGAAATTCCTGATGCAAAATCTTACCTGGTCGAAATTGACAAGGGGGATTCCTTCGCTCAGCCCGAACAATATGAGTTCAAAAGCAACACGGGTCGTTTGAGCTTAAAAACTCCCGGCGAATACAAAGTCCGCGTACAGGCTTTAGATGAAAAAAATAAACCTATAACGGACTACTCCAATGTTGAGAGCCTCAAATACTCTCTGCACTCACCTCTCATTACCCCCGTTCCTCTGGAGCCTTATAACAATGTTTCTATCTTCTTACAAAGAACGACAGAACCATCGATTTGGGTCGAGTGGAAACGTGTGAAAGGTGCCGAGGCCTACAAAATTGAAATCTCTGACAAAGAGGACTTCTCTCGAATCCTGGTTTCCTCTGCCGTGGCGAGCAACCGCTTCCTGATCAAGGATAAAGTTCCCCTTGGCAAATTGTTCTGGCGCGTGCGCGCGCAGTCCAAAGATGAAACCGAACTTTCCGAGTGGACAGAAAAACGCGAGTTTACAATTTACCATCAGAAAAACGAGACGTTCTAG
- a CDS encoding response regulator: MFPSETKILVIDDMPSIRDLVKNTLKAMGYKNIVEAGDGEEGLKVLMQNNVAGSQIQLVISDWNMPKMKGLDLLKQVRATAEWVNLPFVLLTSESERDQVTEAVLAGVSQYIVKPFSAKIFEDKLKAAWTKHNKA, from the coding sequence ATGTTCCCTTCAGAAACCAAAATCTTAGTTATCGATGACATGCCTTCCATTCGCGACCTTGTTAAGAACACGCTGAAAGCGATGGGCTATAAGAATATCGTCGAAGCAGGTGATGGTGAAGAAGGACTCAAAGTTCTTATGCAGAACAATGTGGCGGGTTCGCAAATTCAATTGGTGATTTCTGACTGGAATATGCCAAAGATGAAAGGCCTTGATCTGTTGAAGCAAGTTCGTGCGACGGCCGAGTGGGTGAATTTGCCTTTTGTTCTTTTGACCTCTGAATCTGAGCGCGATCAAGTGACCGAGGCGGTTCTTGCGGGTGTTTCTCAGTATATCGTGAAGCCGTTCTCGGCGAAAATTTTCGAAGACAAACTAAAAGCCGCTTGGACTAAGCACAACAAGGCTTAA
- a CDS encoding ChaN family lipoprotein, with protein sequence MKSGALFIVWLLLSACAHAQSNGIFRGNDLQPTTLEAAVDSVSPGSIVVIGENHGLQVHQTQQVSIMQALRNKGLTVSVGMEFFTYTQQDLLNQYRSGQLSEADFLKNIQWGSPSYDFYRSQALFPRLEEGAATVALNAPRSLTGKVSKQGLAALTDQEKALLPPQFSLGNDLYKKRFLDYMGAHLPSVEAGERYFAAQSIWDDTMAWQAAEFMKTHPEQVLVIVVGEFHVKYGGGLPDRIHARIPGASVLTFSQVDSSGLTDQELNEEIQPSQIYGSRSHYLWVAPAQGLGL encoded by the coding sequence ATGAAGTCTGGTGCGCTTTTTATCGTCTGGTTGCTACTTTCAGCCTGTGCACATGCCCAATCAAATGGCATTTTCAGAGGGAACGACCTCCAACCGACCACTTTGGAAGCTGCGGTGGATTCTGTGTCGCCCGGTTCCATTGTTGTGATTGGTGAAAACCATGGACTCCAAGTTCATCAAACGCAGCAGGTTTCTATCATGCAGGCTTTGCGCAATAAAGGTCTGACTGTCTCTGTCGGGATGGAATTTTTTACATACACTCAGCAGGATCTCCTCAATCAATACCGTTCGGGTCAGTTATCTGAGGCCGACTTCCTTAAAAATATCCAGTGGGGCAGCCCATCTTATGACTTTTATCGTTCCCAGGCTTTGTTTCCTCGTCTTGAGGAAGGGGCTGCGACGGTGGCTTTGAATGCGCCGCGCTCTTTGACGGGGAAGGTTTCTAAGCAAGGGTTGGCAGCGTTGACGGATCAAGAGAAGGCTTTGTTGCCGCCTCAGTTTTCTTTGGGAAATGATCTCTATAAAAAGCGCTTTTTGGATTATATGGGCGCGCACTTACCTTCGGTTGAGGCTGGTGAACGCTATTTTGCAGCGCAGTCAATTTGGGACGACACCATGGCTTGGCAGGCTGCTGAGTTCATGAAGACTCATCCTGAACAAGTTCTGGTGATTGTGGTGGGCGAGTTTCATGTGAAGTATGGAGGCGGTCTTCCGGATCGCATTCATGCCAGAATTCCTGGCGCTTCTGTGCTGACATTTTCACAAGTGGACTCCTCTGGATTGACGGACCAAGAGTTGAATGAAGAGATTCAACCATCACAGATCTATGGAAGTCGCTCCCATTATCTTTGGGTAGCACCAGCACAAGGTCTAGGCTTGTAA
- a CDS encoding ATP-binding protein → MKIQYSLFDTLLEPVFVLNAEQKVVYCNEPAAIICGLSIRKITRGMKFLELFELSEPLEGLNQLLHISDPTPYKEVNFKTSQGGEGKVQITLQPIFDSMGDKNWIVFVRDVTLEERLQKKYRAELEQKEDVIKDLEDAKSQLENYSKNLEKMVADRTAEIQRMNQMMTALLDSLHQGFFIFNAEGKVLEVSSKACESTIECRPQGQNIWDVLKLPEKKVEGFQKWMQTMFMEMLPFEDLAPLGPPTYPHSQDRNISLEYFPLRSAPGTGSEGAMEGIVVVASDITSLVEAQKQAERDREYAKLIINLVQNKKEIGRFIRESQALLADLQIGLQSSWEHADSEFLFRQLHTLKGGAALFSIQDMAEHCHSAETMLAEFKEVASAEKFNALKEQSLHIASSFAGFIQKSEEVLGSSAMASERQLEIPVSKFQSALTKIEAKVHNNEVTQILLSEFAMESVGSFFSSYNEVAQRVASSQEKQLNPVEFTNADLKVLPEVYSSLFATFVHSFRNSVDHGIESPFEREEKGKPSAGTIKVHFSLLENNSRLLIRIDDDGQGVNPAKIREKLAKKNIDTSKESDHEVIQHIFDSQFSTRDQVTETSGRGVGMDAIKYAAEELNGRCWVESTYEKGTSLFVEVPYITNFYTEKKKSLKAA, encoded by the coding sequence ATGAAAATTCAGTACTCTCTCTTTGATACTTTACTTGAGCCGGTTTTTGTTCTGAATGCAGAACAAAAAGTCGTCTATTGCAACGAACCCGCAGCCATCATCTGCGGACTTTCGATACGCAAGATCACACGAGGGATGAAGTTTCTGGAACTCTTTGAACTCAGCGAGCCTCTTGAAGGCCTCAATCAACTTCTTCACATCAGCGACCCGACCCCCTACAAAGAGGTCAATTTTAAAACCTCTCAAGGTGGCGAAGGTAAAGTGCAAATCACTTTGCAACCGATCTTTGATTCCATGGGTGATAAAAACTGGATCGTCTTCGTTCGCGACGTCACTCTCGAGGAACGTTTGCAGAAGAAGTACCGCGCCGAACTCGAACAAAAAGAAGACGTCATCAAAGATCTGGAAGATGCAAAATCTCAGTTGGAAAACTACAGCAAAAATCTCGAAAAGATGGTCGCTGACAGAACCGCTGAAATCCAGCGCATGAACCAAATGATGACGGCCCTGCTGGACAGCTTGCACCAAGGCTTTTTCATCTTCAATGCCGAGGGCAAAGTGCTTGAGGTTTCCTCAAAGGCCTGCGAAAGCACTATTGAATGCCGCCCTCAGGGACAAAATATTTGGGATGTACTGAAACTTCCTGAAAAGAAAGTTGAGGGCTTCCAAAAGTGGATGCAAACCATGTTTATGGAAATGCTTCCATTTGAAGACTTGGCTCCCTTGGGTCCGCCCACTTATCCGCACAGCCAAGACCGCAACATCTCACTTGAATACTTCCCTCTTCGTAGCGCTCCAGGAACAGGCTCTGAAGGCGCGATGGAAGGCATCGTGGTTGTCGCTTCTGACATCACCTCTTTGGTAGAGGCTCAGAAACAAGCGGAACGCGATCGCGAGTACGCTAAACTCATCATCAATTTGGTACAAAACAAAAAAGAAATCGGTCGCTTCATTCGCGAATCGCAAGCCCTGCTGGCAGATCTTCAAATCGGTTTGCAATCTTCGTGGGAACATGCTGATTCTGAATTCCTCTTCAGACAACTGCACACCCTCAAAGGTGGGGCCGCACTCTTTTCAATCCAGGATATGGCCGAACACTGCCATAGCGCTGAAACGATGCTGGCGGAATTCAAGGAAGTGGCCTCTGCTGAGAAGTTTAATGCCCTGAAAGAACAAAGCCTTCATATCGCGTCTTCTTTCGCAGGCTTTATCCAAAAGAGCGAAGAAGTCCTTGGCAGCTCAGCCATGGCCTCAGAGCGCCAGTTAGAAATCCCGGTTTCCAAATTCCAATCGGCATTAACTAAGATTGAAGCGAAAGTTCACAACAATGAAGTGACGCAAATCCTTCTAAGTGAGTTCGCCATGGAATCTGTGGGTTCTTTCTTTAGCAGTTATAATGAGGTCGCTCAAAGAGTCGCCTCCAGCCAAGAGAAACAACTCAATCCCGTAGAGTTCACAAACGCAGACCTCAAGGTTCTGCCGGAAGTTTATTCAAGCCTCTTTGCCACCTTCGTCCACTCATTCAGAAACTCCGTGGACCACGGAATCGAATCTCCATTTGAGCGCGAAGAAAAAGGCAAACCAAGCGCCGGAACTATTAAGGTTCATTTCTCATTACTCGAGAACAACTCTCGCCTTCTCATCCGCATTGATGATGATGGCCAGGGCGTGAATCCAGCAAAAATTCGCGAAAAGTTAGCCAAGAAAAATATCGACACTTCGAAAGAGTCTGACCACGAAGTCATTCAACATATCTTCGACAGTCAGTTCTCTACCCGCGATCAGGTCACTGAAACATCAGGCCGCGGTGTCGGTATGGACGCCATCAAATACGCCGCTGAAGAACTTAACGGTCGCTGCTGGGTCGAATCCACATACGAAAAAGGGACTTCCCTTTTCGTAGAAGTCCCTTACATCACAAATTTCTATACGGAAAAAAAGAAATCACTCAAGGCTGCTTAA